In the genome of Populus alba chromosome 11, ASM523922v2, whole genome shotgun sequence, one region contains:
- the LOC118055045 gene encoding probable WRKY transcription factor 65: MDRRFNINPLITEQEENDNSAQESGPESPPSNDMKMPSTSSTKRSKKAMQKRVVTAPIKDLEGSRLKGENASPPSDSWAWRKYGQKPIKGSPYPRGYYRCSSSKGCPARKQVERSKVDPRMLVITYSCEHNHPSPPPSRSNNHHKNHHNSSSPKHNTSTKPEGSTTQPDNTEPEYEEKFTDLGNDGSLISTTSDEFSWFGEIETTSSTILETPFFAEGEADADMASMFFPMGDEDESLFADLGELPECSSVFRHQRSGVGPQVQIC, translated from the exons ATGGACAGAAGGTTCAACATCAACCCTCTGATCACTGAGCAAGAAGAAAATGACAATAGTGCTCAGGAAAGCGGTCCAGAATCACCTCCTTCTAACGATATGAAGATGCCCTCTACTTCCTCTACCAAACGAAG TAAGAAGGCCATGCAAAAAAGAGTTGTGACAGCGCCAATCAAGGACTTAGAAGGCTCAAGGCTGAAGGGCGAAAATGCTTCACCGCCGTCTGATTCTTGGGCTTGGAGAAAGTATGGCCAAAAGCCAATCAAAGGCTCACCTTACCCCAG AGGCTACTATAGGTGTAGTAGCTCGAAGGGCTGTCCAGCTAGAAAACAAGTAGAGAGGAGTAAAGTGGACCCAAGAATGCTGGTTATCACCTACTCCTGTGAACACAACCACCCTTCGCCACCTCCTTCTAGATCCAACAACCATCATAAGAACCACCATAACTCCTCCTCTCCAAAACACAACACTAGTACCAAACCCGAAGGCTCCACAACCCAACCTGATAACACAGAACCCGAGTACGAAGAAAAGTTCACGGATCTTGGAAACGACGGGTCACTCATATCTACAACTTCAGATGAATTTTCATGGTTTGGTGAAATCGAGACAACCTCTTCAACTATACTTGAGACACCTTTTTTTGCCGAGGGAGAGGCGGATGCTGACATGGCATCAATGTTTTTTCCGATGGGAGATGAGGATGAGTCGTTGTTTGCCGATCTTGGAGAGTTGCCGGAGTGCTCGTCGGTGTTCAGGCATCAGCGTAGTGGTGTTGGACCACAGGTTCAGATCTGCTGA